Sequence from the Bacillota bacterium genome:
AAGACCCCGGCCATCGCGCACCTGCAGATGGCCGCGGGCGCCGCCGGTATCTGCTGCGCCACCCTCGGTGAGGCCGAGGTGATGGCCGCCGCGGGGCTGCCGGACATCCTGATTACCCGGCCGGTGGTCGGCGGGGACAAGGTCGACCGCGCCTGCGGGCTGGCCCGCCATACCCGGCTGGCCGTCGTTGCCGACGATCCGGCCAACGTCGATGACCTGGCGGCCGCCGCCGACCGCGCCGGGGTAACCCTGGCGGTGGTCATGGAGGTCGACGTCGGCCTCGCACGCTGCGGGGTGGAGCCGGTTTCCGCCCAGGCCACGGCCCTCGCCCGGCGCATCGCCGGCCACCGTTCACTGCGTTTCGCCGGCCTCCAGGGGTATGAGGGGCACGTCGTCCTGAATCCCGACGAGTCTCAGCGTGAGGCGGGGGCCAGGCGGGCCAACGCCGCCGCCGCCGAGACGGCGAAGATGCTGGAGCGAGAGGGCTTGCCCGCGCCCACCGTCACCGGCGGCGGGACCGGCACCCACCGGGTCACCGGCGACGCCCGGACCTCGGGCTATACGGAGATCCAGCCGGGCTCATACGCGACCATGGACGCGAGTTACTCGGCGGTCCTTGGGGAGAAGCCCTTCGGGCCGGCCCTCGGCCTCCTGACCGCCTGCGTCAGCCGGTCGGCCCCGGGCCGGGCGGTCATCGACGCCGGCCTCAAGTCGTTGACCATGGAGCACGGAGCGCCCGTCTTCAAGGGACGCCCGGGGCTGAAGTACGCCCACGACAG
This genomic interval carries:
- a CDS encoding alanine racemase, encoding MNKRDLETPALVVDLDILERNIAAMAAFAKESGVALRPHTKTHKTPAIAHLQMAAGAAGICCATLGEAEVMAAAGLPDILITRPVVGGDKVDRACGLARHTRLAVVADDPANVDDLAAAADRAGVTLAVVMEVDVGLARCGVEPVSAQATALARRIAGHRSLRFAGLQGYEGHVVLNPDESQREAGARRANAAAAETAKMLEREGLPAPTVTGGGTGTHRVTGDARTSGYTEIQPGSYATMDASYSAVLGEKPFGPALGLLTACVSRSAPGRAVIDAGLKSLTMEHGAPVFKGRPGLKYAHDSEEHGIVRCEGDDLKLGEVVELYPGHGCTTFNLHERVYGVRGERVEVVWPIAGRGRSW